From a single Nothobranchius furzeri strain GRZ-AD chromosome 7, NfurGRZ-RIMD1, whole genome shotgun sequence genomic region:
- the apela gene encoding apelin receptor early endogenous ligand has product MQVFNVLFLILVLAAMLAPVYATKPDFLNPRKRYHRHHCPHRRCMPLHSRVPFP; this is encoded by the exons ATGCAGGTTTTTAACGTGCTTTTCCTGATCTTGGTGCTTGCAGCTATGTTGGCACCAGTCTACGCCACCAAGCCAG ATTTCCTAAACCCGAGGAAACGGTACCACAGACACCACTGTCCTCACAGACGCTGCATGCCTCTCCACTCCAGAGTGCCCTTCCCTTGA